A single region of the Anaerococcus urinomassiliensis genome encodes:
- a CDS encoding ATPase V — protein sequence MADDILLKIKEAEENASLSVSDAKDQASKLVKDAKDQANAEYKRIISEANAKKAKLIEDANKKAQLDKEPILEKAKASSKSIIDNQTSDIDQLINELTERIIRNGNS from the coding sequence ATGGCAGACGATATATTACTTAAGATCAAAGAAGCTGAAGAAAATGCCAGCTTAAGTGTAAGTGATGCCAAAGATCAAGCAAGTAAACTTGTAAAAGATGCTAAAGATCAGGCAAATGCTGAATACAAGAGAATAATCTCTGAAGCTAATGCAAAAAAAGCTAAATTGATTGAAGATGCAAATAAAAAAGCTCAACTAGACAAAGAGCCTATACTAGAAAAGGCCAAGGCTAGTTCAAAAAGTATTATTGATAATCAAACTAGTGATATAGATCAATTAATAAATGAGCTTACAGAAAGGATAATTAGAAATGGCAATAGTTAA
- a CDS encoding V-type ATP synthase subunit B: MLKEYKTVTEVVGPLMLVEGVEGVNFDELVDIEMQTGERRRGRVIEIEEGRAMVQLFEGSTGINLAATSVRFLGRPLELGVSEDMVGRAFNGLGEPIDDGPAIIPEEKRDVNGTAINPVSRDYPSEFIQTGISTIDGLNTLVRGQKLPIFSGNGLPHNQVAAQIARQARVLNDDEGFAVVFAAIGITFEEAQFFLDDFRKTGALDRSVLFMNLADDPAIERLSTPKMALTCAEYLAYEKDMQVLVIMTDMTNYAEALREVSAARKEVPGRRGYPGYLYTDLSTIYERAGKLRGKPGTITQIPILSMPEDDITHPIPDLTGYITEGQIILNRELYNQGVEPPVSILPSLSRLKDKGIGKGKTREDHAGTMNQIYAAYASGVDARELQKILGDSALSDADLAFAEFAKEFEEKYINQGYYTNRSIEETLNLGWELLKIIPKSELKRIDDVLIEKYMD, encoded by the coding sequence ATGTTAAAAGAATATAAAACAGTTACAGAAGTCGTTGGCCCTCTTATGCTAGTTGAAGGTGTAGAAGGTGTCAACTTTGATGAACTAGTAGATATCGAAATGCAAACAGGCGAACGTCGCCGTGGTCGTGTTATAGAAATCGAAGAAGGTCGTGCCATGGTCCAACTTTTCGAAGGATCAACAGGTATCAACCTTGCTGCAACAAGCGTTAGATTTCTTGGACGTCCACTAGAACTTGGCGTATCTGAAGATATGGTAGGCCGTGCATTTAACGGTCTAGGTGAACCAATTGATGATGGTCCTGCTATCATTCCTGAAGAAAAAAGAGATGTAAACGGAACAGCAATCAACCCTGTAAGCCGTGACTATCCATCAGAATTTATACAAACAGGTATTTCTACCATAGATGGACTAAACACCCTAGTACGTGGACAAAAGCTTCCTATTTTCTCAGGAAACGGACTACCACACAACCAAGTAGCAGCACAAATTGCCCGTCAAGCCAGAGTACTAAACGATGACGAAGGATTTGCTGTAGTATTTGCAGCTATAGGTATTACCTTTGAAGAAGCACAATTTTTCCTAGATGACTTTAGAAAAACTGGAGCTTTGGACCGTTCAGTACTATTTATGAACCTTGCTGATGACCCAGCAATTGAACGTCTATCAACACCAAAAATGGCCCTAACTTGTGCAGAATACCTAGCTTATGAAAAAGATATGCAAGTACTTGTTATCATGACAGACATGACCAACTACGCAGAAGCTTTGCGTGAGGTATCAGCTGCCCGTAAGGAAGTACCAGGCCGTCGTGGATATCCAGGATATCTTTATACAGACCTTTCTACAATCTATGAAAGAGCTGGAAAACTTCGTGGCAAACCAGGAACCATTACTCAAATTCCTATTTTATCAATGCCAGAAGATGATATCACCCACCCAATCCCAGACCTAACAGGCTACATCACAGAAGGACAAATCATCCTTAACCGTGAGCTTTATAACCAAGGTGTAGAACCACCAGTTTCAATCCTTCCATCCCTATCTCGTCTTAAAGATAAGGGTATAGGCAAGGGCAAAACTCGTGAAGACCATGCTGGAACAATGAACCAAATTTATGCAGCATACGCATCAGGTGTTGATGCCAGAGAACTTCAAAAAATCTTGGGTGACTCCGCTTTATCAGATGCAGACCTTGCCTTTGCAGAATTTGCCAAAGAATTTGAAGAAAAATACATCAACCAAGGATATTACACCAATAGGTCTATAGAAGAAACTCTAAATCTTGGTTGGGAATTATTAAAGATCATTCCAAAATCAGAACTTAAGAGAATTGACGACGTCCTAATTGAAAAATACATGGATTAG
- a CDS encoding V-type ATP synthase subunit F, giving the protein MYRVAVIGDKDSVLAFKALGVEVYTVIDGNEASEKIKDLAKEEVGVIFITEKFAQQIPSTIDKYRDQMTPAIILIPGNTGSMGIGLADINKSVEKAVGANILN; this is encoded by the coding sequence ATGTATAGAGTAGCGGTAATCGGAGATAAGGACTCAGTTCTAGCCTTTAAGGCACTCGGTGTAGAAGTATACACAGTTATAGATGGCAATGAGGCAAGTGAAAAGATCAAAGACCTTGCCAAAGAAGAAGTTGGCGTGATATTTATTACAGAAAAATTTGCCCAACAAATCCCATCTACAATTGACAAATATAGAGATCAGATGACTCCAGCAATAATCCTAATCCCAGGAAACACAGGTTCTATGGGCATAGGCCTTGCTGATATCAACAAGTCAGTAGAAAAGGCTGTTGGAGCCAACATTTTAAATTAA
- a CDS encoding V-type ATP synthase subunit I, translating to MAIVKMDKFNLLAFDSDRENLLNILQDFNYVHFNDLVLENDEDYLTEIRATKELAQIDESINKVDYVIKLIEDYNKNLPEELHTETSEMSIEEVNKKGSNFGFDLIYEKLRDLVTSREKLVNAKENLSSRVYDLSPWKDIDININKLYNSDRFFLETGTISSRFYQSLQEALVERGLDGSLVYKISERDGNYYVVAVSTLALEEEFEDVLREYGFSKVKIGADDNIGAYLTSLNEKKDEKNTEIEKIDEQIRGLAKYLPDLYIYQSYVRNQRKKEESSENFLKTRQMNIIEGYVPSDMTNAFKADLDKTLGDKYILDVKEAEKEDPNVPIILKNNKLIEPYESVVETYSLPKYSELDPTAIVAPFYTIFTGFMIGDLGYGLLGVIAILLALKLKKFPKSTEQTLKLFLRISVSACVFGIIFGSVFGGIIDVPFGLVDTQNDIDTLITVSLIIGGISLFFALGVKGFMAIRDGHPDGLFFDVISWYMAVGGAIALALTKSPIAKYVMIAGMVIIVLFAGRAIKSWGGRIASGAYELYGITSWIGDFVSFLRLMALVLSGGFVAYSVNLIVEMLVDGGIGGLIAGIIVFVIFQIFNMFLSYLSAYVHSLRLIYVEMFNKFYEGGGIKFREMVEDTKFINIIRKGEK from the coding sequence ATGGCAATAGTTAAAATGGATAAGTTTAACTTGCTAGCCTTTGACTCTGATAGAGAAAATCTTTTAAATATCCTACAAGACTTTAACTACGTTCATTTTAACGATTTGGTTCTAGAAAATGATGAAGACTATTTGACCGAAATTAGGGCAACAAAAGAACTTGCTCAAATAGACGAATCTATCAACAAGGTAGATTATGTTATAAAACTAATAGAAGACTATAACAAGAACTTGCCAGAAGAACTTCATACTGAAACAAGTGAGATGTCTATAGAGGAAGTCAACAAAAAGGGTTCAAACTTCGGTTTCGATTTAATTTATGAGAAATTAAGAGACCTAGTAACCAGTCGTGAAAAACTAGTTAATGCCAAAGAGAACTTATCTTCTAGAGTATACGACCTATCCCCTTGGAAAGATATAGATATCAATATCAACAAGCTTTATAATTCCGATAGGTTTTTCCTAGAAACAGGAACAATTTCATCTAGATTTTACCAAAGCTTACAAGAAGCTCTGGTAGAGCGTGGTCTTGATGGAAGCCTTGTCTATAAGATAAGCGAGCGCGATGGCAACTACTATGTGGTAGCTGTCTCAACTCTAGCCTTAGAGGAAGAATTTGAAGATGTATTAAGAGAATATGGCTTTAGCAAAGTTAAAATTGGTGCAGATGATAATATAGGAGCCTACCTAACTAGCCTAAATGAGAAAAAAGATGAAAAAAACACTGAGATTGAAAAAATAGATGAGCAAATCAGAGGACTGGCAAAATATTTGCCTGACCTATACATCTACCAATCTTATGTAAGAAACCAAAGAAAAAAGGAAGAATCTAGCGAAAATTTCCTAAAAACTCGCCAGATGAATATCATAGAAGGCTATGTACCAAGTGATATGACAAATGCCTTTAAGGCTGATTTGGACAAAACTTTAGGCGATAAATACATATTAGATGTAAAAGAAGCCGAAAAAGAAGATCCAAATGTTCCAATCATCTTAAAGAACAACAAGCTCATAGAGCCTTATGAAAGCGTGGTTGAGACCTATTCTTTGCCAAAGTATAGCGAGCTAGACCCAACAGCTATAGTAGCGCCTTTTTATACAATATTTACAGGCTTTATGATAGGCGACTTAGGCTATGGACTTCTTGGAGTAATAGCAATATTACTTGCACTTAAACTTAAGAAGTTCCCAAAAAGCACTGAACAAACCCTAAAACTGTTCCTTAGAATATCGGTTTCAGCTTGTGTATTTGGCATCATATTCGGATCAGTTTTTGGTGGAATAATAGATGTACCATTTGGCTTGGTCGATACTCAAAATGATATAGACACTCTAATAACTGTGTCTTTAATCATTGGAGGTATTTCTTTATTCTTTGCCCTTGGTGTCAAAGGCTTTATGGCAATACGCGATGGACACCCAGACGGACTATTCTTTGATGTAATAAGCTGGTATATGGCAGTAGGCGGAGCAATAGCTCTAGCCCTTACCAAAAGCCCAATAGCAAAATACGTCATGATAGCGGGCATGGTAATAATAGTTCTATTTGCAGGACGTGCTATAAAATCATGGGGTGGAAGAATAGCTTCCGGTGCCTATGAACTTTACGGAATAACATCTTGGATTGGAGACTTTGTATCCTTCCTAAGACTTATGGCCCTAGTATTATCTGGAGGTTTCGTAGCTTATTCTGTAAACTTGATTGTAGAAATGTTGGTTGATGGTGGCATAGGTGGTCTAATCGCGGGAATTATAGTTTTTGTAATTTTCCAAATATTTAATATGTTCTTATCATATTTATCAGCTTATGTACACTCACTAAGGTTAATTTATGTAGAAATGTTTAACAAATTTTACGAAGGTGGCGGAATCAAGTTCCGTGAGATGGTCGAAGACACAAAATTTATAAATATCATTAGAAAAGGAGAAAAATAA
- a CDS encoding hemolysin family protein — MEAGPYFTLKNAAIIILLIILNAIIRAVHTSLISLNSNRLKEIYEEEGDNKTKSLLKIISDQDKLNQSFDLIDMIISFVIITYFISRLPYYHILEGRMSTYIVLSIIIFAIIKIIFIDKIPKRIGVRNPMQLAMATNFLSRLILGITAPFVRFTNLVTNFFMNVFGIEAKAVEKEVTSEQIKSIVQVGENQGIIRPMESRMINSIMGFDDLIAEEIMTARTDVFMIDVNDMEKTWLDEFCKIKHSRIPVYEDEVDNILGIIFTKDYLLEASRVGIKNVHLRSLIKPAYFAPDKIETDKLFSDMQIKRIHMAVLIDEYGGFAGVVTIDDLLEEIVGDLDEGESYIHEFRENRQGVYVVKASMSIKDLNEKIPIEIDEDNENYDSLGGFIIDRLGYIPDAGENVAFDYKGYEIKILYIEDNRIKACRIRKLKEAKQETTLEN, encoded by the coding sequence ATGGAGGCTGGGCCCTATTTTACTTTAAAAAACGCAGCTATAATCATTTTACTAATAATATTAAATGCGATTATAAGAGCTGTACACACTAGTCTTATATCACTAAACTCAAATAGACTAAAAGAAATCTATGAAGAAGAAGGAGATAATAAGACTAAATCCCTTCTAAAAATAATCAGCGACCAAGATAAGCTAAACCAATCATTTGATTTGATCGATATGATCATATCCTTTGTGATAATAACTTATTTTATCAGCCGCTTACCTTATTACCATATTTTAGAAGGAAGGATGAGCACATATATTGTCTTATCCATTATAATCTTTGCTATAATTAAAATAATATTTATAGACAAAATTCCAAAGCGCATTGGAGTCAGAAACCCTATGCAGCTTGCGATGGCAACAAACTTTCTAAGCCGACTAATACTTGGAATAACTGCACCGTTTGTAAGATTTACTAACCTTGTCACAAACTTTTTTATGAACGTATTTGGCATAGAAGCCAAGGCTGTAGAAAAGGAAGTGACCAGCGAGCAGATAAAATCCATTGTCCAAGTAGGAGAAAATCAAGGCATCATCCGTCCCATGGAATCTAGGATGATTAATTCCATCATGGGCTTTGATGATCTCATAGCAGAAGAGATAATGACCGCAAGGACAGATGTCTTTATGATAGATGTCAACGATATGGAAAAAACTTGGCTAGATGAGTTTTGCAAGATCAAACATTCTAGGATACCAGTCTATGAAGACGAAGTAGACAATATTTTGGGAATAATTTTTACCAAAGACTACCTACTAGAAGCAAGTCGCGTTGGTATCAAAAATGTCCACCTAAGAAGTCTTATAAAACCAGCATACTTTGCACCAGATAAGATTGAAACAGACAAGCTTTTCTCAGATATGCAAATCAAACGCATCCATATGGCCGTTCTAATAGACGAATACGGAGGTTTTGCTGGGGTTGTAACCATAGATGACCTACTAGAAGAGATAGTAGGTGACCTAGACGAAGGTGAGTCATATATCCACGAATTTAGGGAAAATAGGCAGGGAGTATATGTAGTAAAGGCTTCTATGTCTATCAAAGACCTAAACGAGAAAATCCCAATAGAAATAGACGAAGACAACGAAAACTACGACTCTTTGGGAGGCTTCATAATAGACAGACTAGGCTATATACCAGACGCTGGCGAAAACGTCGCCTTTGACTACAAGGGCTACGAAATCAAAATCCTATACATAGAAGACAATAGGATAAAAGCTTGTAGGATAAGGAAATTAAAAGAAGCAAAGCAAGAAACAACCTTGGAAAACTAA
- a CDS encoding V-type ATP synthase subunit K, whose amino-acid sequence MSEFFIENGGTIFAVLAAALATLLSGMGSAKGVGMAGEATAALTVDQPEKFGKALVLQLLPGTQGLYGFVIGFFILQQITGGDSITFERGLYLLMAALPVAIVGYASAQRQARVAIAGVNILAKNEDQFVKGVVYSVMVELYAILGFVISLLLVRA is encoded by the coding sequence ATGAGTGAATTTTTTATTGAAAACGGTGGAACAATATTTGCAGTATTAGCAGCAGCTCTTGCAACTTTATTATCAGGTATGGGATCAGCAAAGGGCGTAGGTATGGCAGGTGAGGCTACAGCAGCGTTGACAGTGGACCAACCAGAAAAATTTGGTAAAGCCCTTGTACTACAACTTTTACCAGGTACCCAAGGTCTTTATGGATTCGTAATCGGATTCTTTATCCTACAACAAATCACAGGTGGAGATTCTATCACATTTGAAAGAGGTCTATACCTACTAATGGCAGCTCTTCCAGTAGCAATAGTTGGTTATGCATCAGCACAAAGACAAGCACGTGTTGCTATCGCAGGTGTAAACATCCTTGCTAAAAACGAAGACCAATTCGTTAAAGGTGTAGTTTACTCTGTAATGGTTGAGCTTTATGCTATCTTAGGATTTGTAATTTCTCTACTACTAGTTAGAGCTTAA
- a CDS encoding V-type ATP synthase subunit C, whose product MNRDNYIGGSISTRIYENNLLSKNDLERLVDYDSLSEVLNALSDSSYRESIQNLNRDEEYEKILDDELKKSYKLIENTASDSNILDYFRERYNFHNLKVLLKEIIQKENYSNLYSDLSNIDLAYIKKELLNEDGLDKDFLETLDIEGYEPFNKSTNPSESYLEDAKKALAIFDESKNPKDLEISLDKAYYKKLLEDAKAIDLEELTRFTKERIDLINLKTMLRVKSKNSDIEELNSALIDGGYIEKERFDEIFPQEIDQIVVSLSNENINKYVVNAIDGDKTMNQNLLDLEKSIDDHQMDYSRLAKQMTYGPEVLMNYIISKEAEIKNLRIILVSKLNNLPKDFTLERLRETYV is encoded by the coding sequence ATGAACAGAGATAACTATATAGGTGGATCTATCTCAACAAGAATATATGAAAACAACCTCCTTAGTAAAAATGACTTGGAAAGACTAGTTGACTATGACTCTCTAAGCGAAGTCTTAAACGCCCTAAGCGATTCTTCTTATAGAGAAAGCATTCAAAATCTCAATAGGGATGAGGAATACGAGAAAATCCTAGATGATGAACTTAAAAAGTCTTACAAATTAATCGAAAATACCGCTAGTGATAGCAATATTTTGGATTATTTTAGGGAAAGATATAACTTCCATAACCTAAAAGTACTTCTAAAGGAAATCATCCAAAAGGAAAACTATAGCAATCTTTATAGCGATTTATCAAATATTGACCTTGCCTATATCAAAAAAGAACTTCTAAACGAAGATGGCCTAGATAAAGATTTCTTGGAAACCCTAGATATAGAAGGCTATGAGCCTTTCAACAAATCGACCAACCCAAGCGAATCTTACCTAGAAGATGCCAAAAAGGCACTGGCTATTTTTGATGAAAGCAAAAATCCGAAAGACTTGGAAATTAGCCTTGATAAGGCTTATTATAAAAAGCTATTAGAAGATGCCAAGGCTATCGACCTAGAAGAATTGACTCGCTTTACCAAAGAGAGAATTGACCTTATCAATCTAAAGACAATGCTTAGAGTAAAAAGCAAAAATTCTGACATTGAGGAACTTAATAGCGCTCTTATAGATGGAGGCTATATAGAAAAAGAAAGATTTGATGAGATTTTCCCACAGGAAATAGATCAAATCGTGGTAAGTCTTTCTAATGAAAATATCAACAAGTATGTAGTTAACGCCATAGATGGCGATAAGACTATGAATCAAAACCTACTTGACCTTGAAAAATCAATTGATGACCATCAAATGGACTATTCAAGGCTGGCCAAACAAATGACTTATGGGCCAGAAGTTTTGATGAACTATATAATTTCAAAAGAAGCAGAGATCAAAAACTTAAGGATTATCCTAGTTTCAAAGCTAAACAATCTTCCAAAAGACTTTACCCTAGAAAGGTTGCGTGAAACATATGTATAG
- a CDS encoding V-type ATP synthase subunit D: MARLKVTPTRMNLNTLKKRLGTSKRGYKLLKDKQDELMRQFMILIRENKTLREEVEKELSDSFSDFLIASAFMSPEAMEAAVSFPTQKVGVDIDVKNIMSVRIPQMAFKVDQDENASMFSYGYAETSAGLDQAIIGLNEVMEKLLKLAELEKTTQLMADEIESTRRRVNALEYRTIPDLEETIKYIRAKLEENERATIARLMKVKDIISDPDVTDTLNEKQFVEDNRTYI, encoded by the coding sequence ATGGCAAGACTAAAAGTAACGCCAACTAGGATGAACCTAAATACCCTCAAGAAAAGACTAGGCACAAGCAAACGTGGATACAAATTATTAAAAGACAAGCAAGATGAACTCATGCGCCAATTTATGATACTAATCCGCGAGAACAAGACCCTAAGAGAAGAAGTAGAAAAAGAGCTTTCTGACTCCTTCTCTGACTTTCTTATAGCAAGTGCCTTTATGTCTCCAGAGGCTATGGAAGCTGCAGTAAGCTTTCCAACCCAAAAAGTTGGTGTAGATATAGATGTAAAAAATATCATGAGCGTTAGGATTCCACAAATGGCATTTAAGGTCGACCAAGACGAAAACGCAAGTATGTTTTCCTATGGCTATGCCGAAACATCAGCAGGGCTTGACCAAGCAATCATTGGCCTTAATGAAGTTATGGAAAAACTACTCAAACTAGCTGAATTGGAAAAGACCACCCAACTAATGGCAGATGAGATAGAATCAACACGTCGTCGTGTTAATGCTCTAGAATACCGTACAATTCCAGACTTGGAAGAGACAATCAAATACATCAGAGCAAAACTAGAAGAAAATGAAAGAGCTACTATTGCTAGACTAATGAAAGTAAAAGATATTATTTCTGACCCAGATGTTACAGATACTTTAAACGAAAAGCAATTTGTAGAAGATAATAGAACTTACATTTAA
- a CDS encoding V-type ATP synthase subunit A, whose protein sequence is MKEGKITKVSGPLIEASGLSDANIYDVVEVSKDKLIGEIIEMRGDVASIQVYEETTGIGPGDKVVSTGHPLSVELGPGMLRHMYDGIQRPLKKLEDLAGNFLKRGVTSPALSRETLWEFNPTANIGDQVVAGDVLGTVEETHVLTHKIMVPFGVSGKIKDIKSGEYTVEQTVAVIETEDGDKEINMIQKWPVRKARPSRRKLDPNEPLITGQRVIDTFFPVAKGGTAAIPGPFGSGKTVVQHQIAKYADTDMVVYVGCGERGNEMTDVLNEFPELIDPKTGESIMERTILIANTSNMPVAAREASIYTGITLGEYFRDMGYNVAMMADSTSRWAEALREMSGRLEEMPGDEGFPAYLASRIADFYERSGKVDVLGNRDEKGSLTVIGAVSPPGGDLSEPVTQATLRIVKVFWGLDYDLSYQRHFPAINWLNSYSLYQDKMDNYIDSNVNEDFSTMRKRAMSLLAQEQSLQEVVRLVGRDALSDDDKLKLNVTKSIREDYLQQNAFHDVDTYCSLKKQNIMLDLILYNYDRSIEALSNGIDISEIEKLPVHERITRAKFVSEEEIEKLADIKDEIDQEIGNLQKEA, encoded by the coding sequence TTGAAAGAAGGTAAAATTACTAAAGTATCAGGACCATTGATAGAAGCTAGCGGCCTATCTGATGCTAACATCTATGACGTGGTTGAGGTATCAAAAGATAAGCTCATCGGTGAAATAATAGAGATGAGAGGAGATGTTGCAAGTATTCAGGTTTATGAAGAAACGACAGGTATAGGCCCTGGAGACAAGGTTGTCTCAACAGGCCACCCTCTATCAGTTGAGCTTGGACCAGGAATGCTTCGCCACATGTACGATGGTATCCAAAGACCACTTAAAAAACTTGAAGATTTGGCTGGCAACTTCCTAAAAAGAGGAGTTACATCACCAGCTTTATCTCGTGAAACATTATGGGAATTCAATCCTACTGCTAATATAGGCGATCAAGTAGTGGCAGGAGATGTCCTAGGTACTGTTGAAGAAACACACGTACTTACTCACAAAATTATGGTACCTTTTGGAGTAAGCGGAAAAATAAAAGATATAAAATCTGGCGAATACACAGTTGAGCAAACTGTAGCAGTTATAGAAACAGAAGATGGTGATAAAGAAATCAATATGATCCAAAAATGGCCAGTAAGAAAGGCTCGTCCATCAAGAAGAAAACTTGATCCAAACGAACCACTTATCACAGGCCAAAGGGTTATAGATACATTCTTCCCAGTTGCTAAGGGTGGTACTGCAGCAATACCAGGACCATTTGGATCTGGTAAGACAGTAGTTCAACACCAAATAGCAAAATATGCCGATACAGATATGGTAGTTTACGTTGGTTGCGGTGAACGTGGCAACGAGATGACTGACGTACTTAACGAATTCCCAGAACTAATAGACCCAAAAACTGGCGAATCAATAATGGAGAGAACAATCCTTATAGCAAACACTTCAAATATGCCAGTAGCTGCCCGTGAGGCAAGTATATACACAGGTATCACCCTTGGAGAATACTTCCGTGATATGGGTTACAACGTGGCTATGATGGCCGACTCTACAAGCCGTTGGGCAGAAGCTCTACGTGAAATGAGTGGTCGTCTAGAAGAGATGCCAGGAGATGAAGGATTCCCAGCATATCTAGCAAGCCGTATAGCAGACTTCTACGAAAGAAGTGGTAAAGTTGACGTTTTAGGAAACCGTGACGAAAAAGGATCACTAACAGTAATCGGAGCTGTATCTCCTCCAGGTGGAGACCTTTCAGAACCAGTAACCCAAGCAACACTTCGTATAGTAAAAGTGTTCTGGGGACTAGACTACGACCTATCCTACCAACGTCACTTCCCAGCTATCAACTGGCTAAACTCATACTCCCTATACCAAGACAAGATGGATAACTATATTGACTCAAATGTCAACGAAGACTTCTCAACTATGAGAAAACGCGCTATGAGCTTGCTTGCCCAAGAGCAAAGCTTACAAGAAGTTGTAAGACTTGTTGGTCGTGATGCCCTATCAGATGATGATAAATTAAAACTAAATGTTACAAAATCAATCAGAGAAGACTACTTGCAACAAAATGCCTTCCACGATGTTGATACCTATTGTTCACTAAAGAAACAAAACATCATGCTTGACTTGATTTTGTATAACTACGACAGATCTATAGAAGCTCTTTCAAATGGTATAGACATATCTGAGATTGAAAAACTTCCAGTTCACGAGAGAATCACTCGTGCTAAGTTTGTAAGCGAAGAAGAAATCGAGAAATTAGCAGATATCAAAGATGAAATTGACCAAGAAATTGGAAACTTGCAAAAGGAGGCATAA
- a CDS encoding V-type ATP synthase subunit E — MNNLEVILESIISEGNTEKEKILREAQEKADEIIYQSKNEAEIKAREIIDKANREAETILSNENVSAKRESRDIEISAKNKVIDQIVDKLLENLKNIDESSYKNFVLNTIKNSDIKSGDLLLAKNYRDALKNEDFHGFTVADESVEDGFVIKSGKIEYDNRFSSIIKYNIDDIRKQISSEIFK; from the coding sequence ATGAATAATCTTGAAGTAATATTAGAGTCAATTATTAGCGAAGGAAATACTGAAAAAGAAAAAATCTTAAGAGAAGCCCAAGAAAAGGCTGACGAAATCATATACCAATCAAAAAACGAAGCAGAGATCAAAGCACGTGAGATTATCGATAAGGCAAATAGAGAAGCAGAAACTATACTATCAAATGAAAATGTCTCAGCAAAAAGAGAATCTAGAGATATAGAAATTTCTGCAAAAAACAAGGTTATAGACCAAATAGTAGATAAGCTTTTAGAAAATCTAAAAAATATCGACGAATCTTCTTACAAAAACTTTGTTTTAAATACTATAAAAAACTCTGATATCAAAAGTGGAGACCTGCTTTTGGCAAAAAACTACAGGGATGCCTTAAAAAACGAAGATTTTCACGGATTTACAGTAGCAGATGAAAGCGTAGAAGATGGTTTTGTGATCAAATCTGGAAAGATTGAATACGACAACAGATTTTCTTCAATAATAAAATACAATATTGACGATATAAGAAAACAAATTTCAAGCGAAATTTTTAAATAA